Proteins co-encoded in one Ziziphus jujuba cultivar Dongzao chromosome 9, ASM3175591v1 genomic window:
- the LOC107408433 gene encoding putative disease resistance RPP13-like protein 1 has translation MLVPMASALLPMSCLKALESVELVDFIEDKNAMKEQLQKLKSVLLSYSTLLNDAVKKQIGDADVDMWISDVEDVCYDVQDLLDEIETEALRCKVAPESEEFSRINQVVNLMSTPFNVEKVCQDILEVIAKLESLLKLKDGLDLKEFEFKFDYDDVQPPKSLLTPATASASEYEKKLLEKSGVNKKFPPLNIVEYDVYGRDYEKESIVKLLLSDYNNMSVIPICGMAGIGKTTLARMIYEDVEVNKHFDLKAWVCVSDEFDLLRLTTCIFESVTSIACEFKDVNFLQFKLKESLVGKKFLFVLDDVWDKNYVHWDFFKSSFESGAKGSKIILTTQNEVIATMIGNVPTFDLKTISAEDGLKLLNQHAFDNSESGLFLDLSVIGQEIVKKCNGFPLAVKTLAGLLRFHSQQETWDNILNSNLWELSKEENSILPALWFSYQYLPPHLKQCFAYCSVFPKGYEIDKEQLILMWMAQDLLQPEMGQSIEEVGERCLNDLISRSLLQHSRACQSAVTMHDLVHDLAKSISREFCFKLYDYISLAVVSKMQARNFGFQKLKTLSKAKIFHAFLEAQWRKVNTGLPLHRLVYHELLPRLPHLRLLSLPSCPILELPHSVCELKHLKYLDLSSTLLKELPSTICSLSKLQTLLLSNCRNLTRLPTNITSLSQLRHLDITNTCLAEMPLQMSRMRNLQSLSDFVVGKYSGSGIEELKELQHLHGTLRISGLQNVGDVGKVIQANLKDKQYLCELGLRWRGDTDDSLKEREVLDSLRPHTKLKKLIVKFYGGTRFPDWIGDGSYSNMVSMHLKDCKNCYILPPLGELPSLRYLEIIGFDSVMRIGPEFYYNSSSMTKPFRRLEILRICSMLEWQEWFLISDKDDGGFPHLKELYLEDCPKLCGSLPYCLPSLKLLQISGCQQMVTLLPKELQMGTVYPSLQTMEIYYCRKLETLPEGQWPSNLHSLTVSYCRNLRAPNGNGFQHLTSLKNLHISCCHELMCLPEKSC, from the coding sequence ATGCTTGTCCCAATGGCGAGCGCATTGTTGCCCATGTCATGTTTGAAGGCATTAGAATCCGTGGAGTTGGTCGATTTCATAGAGGATAAGAACGCCATGAAAGAGCAGCTTCAGAAGCTCAAGAGTGTGCTGTTGTCGTACAGTACACTGCTGAATGATGCTGTGAAGAAGCAAATCGGAGACGCAGATGTTGATATGTGGATTAGCGATGTCGAAGATGTATGCTATGATGTGCAAGACCTATTGGATGAGATTGAAACTGAAGCGCTGAGATGCAAAGTGGCACCAGAATCTGAAGAGTTTTCCAGAATCAATCAGGTAGTCAACCTCATGTCAACTCCGTTTAATGTCGAAAAAGTATGTCAAGACATATTGGAGGTCATTGCTAAATTGGAATCACTCTTAAAACTGAAAGATGGCCTTGATCTcaaagaatttgaatttaaatttgattatgaTGATGTTCAACCACCCAAATCATTACTGACACCTGCAACTGCATCTGCATCTGAGTATGAGAAAAAATTGTTAGAAAAATCTGGAGTCAATAAAAAATTCCCACCACTAAATATTGTCGAATATGATGTTTATGGCAGAGATTATGAGAAAGAGAGTATTGTGAAATTGTTGCTATCCGATTACAATAACATGTCAGTGATTCCAATATGTGGCATGGCTGGGATTGGCAAGACGACCTTGGCTCGCATGATATACGAAGATGTGGAAGTGAATAAACATTTTGATCTGAAAGCTTGGGTTTGTGTCTCTGACGAATTTGATCTCTTGAGGTTAACAACATGTATTTTCGAGTCCGTCACATCTATTGCATGTGAGTTCAAGGACGTCAATTTTCTTCAGTTCAAATTGAAGGAGTCATTAGTGGGCAAAAAATTCCTCTTTGTCTTAGATGATGTTTGGGATAAGAATTATGTTCATTGGGACTTCTTCAAAAGTAGCTTCGAATCTGGAGCAAAGGGGAGTAAGATAATTTTAACAACTCAAAATGAGGTTATTGCCACCATGATAGGTAATGTTCCAACTTTTGATCTCAAGACCATATCAGCTGAAGACGGATTGAAATTGCTTAATCAACATGCCTTTGATAATTCCGAGTCTGGTTTATTTTTAGATCTGAGTGTAATCGGCCAAGAAATTGTCAAAAAGTGCAACGGTTTTCCCTTGGCTGTTAAAACACTTGCTGGTCTCCTGCGGTTTCATTCTCAACAGGAGACGTGGGACAATATACTAAATAGCAATTTGTGGGAGTTGTCAAAGGAGGAAAATAGCATTCTCCCGGCTCTTTGGTTTAGCTATCAGTACCTACCTCCGCATCTTAAGCAATGTTTTGCTTACTGTTCTGTGTTCCCTAAAGGCTACGAAATTGATAAGGAACAGTTAATTTTGATGTGGATGGCTCAAGACCTTTTACAACCTGAAATGGGTCAGAGCATTGAAGAAGTTGGAGAGAGATGCTTAAACGATCTAATATCAAGGTCACTGCTTCAACATTCAAGAGCCTGTCAGTCTGCTGTCACCATGCATGACCTTGTCCATGATTTAGCTAAATCTATCTCAAGAGAATTTTGTTTCAAGTTGTACGACTATATCTCCCTTGCCGTTGTTAGCAAGATGCAAGCAAGAAACTTTGGCTTCCAGAAACTTAAGACTTTATCCAAAGCTAAGATTTTCCATGCCTTCCTGGAAGCACAATGGAGAAAGGTAAATACTGGATTACCATTGCACAGATTAGTATACCATGAACTATTGCCAAGGCTACCTCATTTGAGGTTGTTGTCTTTACCTTCTTGTCCAATCTTGGAATTGCCTCATTCAGTTTGCGAGTTGAAGCATCTAAAATACTTGGACTTATCTTCTACTCTATTAAAGGAGCTACCTAGTACAATTTGCAGTTTGTCCAAATTGCAGACGTTGTTGCTGTCAAATTGTAGAAATCTTACTCGGTTGCCAACCAACATTACATCCCTAAGCCAGTTGCGCCATCTTGACATTACTAACACATGTTTGGCAGAGATGCCTTTGCAGATGAGTAGAATGAGAAATTTGCAGTCGCTGAGTGATTTTGTTGTGGGTAAATATAGTGGCTCTGGCATTGAAGAGTTGAAAGAGCTCCAGCATCTTCATGGAACACTCCGCATTTCAGGGCTTCAAAATGTTGGTGATGTTGGAAAGGTTATCCAGGCTAATTTGAAAGATAAGCAGTACCTTTGTGAGCTTGGTTTGAGGTGGAGAGGTGACACAGATGATTCCTTAAAAGAAAGGGAAGTACTCGACAGCCTACGACCTCATACAAAGCTTAAGAAActgattgttaaattttatgGCGGAACGAGATTCCCAGATTGGATAGGAGATGGTTCATATTCTAATATGGTATCGATGCATCTAAAAGATTGTAAAAATTGCTATATCTTGCCGCCACTTGGGGAACTACCCTCTCTCAGATATCTAGAAATTATTGGATTTGATTCAGTGATGAGGATAGGTCCGGAGTTTTATTATAACAGTTCCTCCATGACTAAGCCATTTAGGCGGCTTGAAATTTTACGCATCTGTAGTATGTTAGAGTGGCAGGAATGGTTTTTGATAAGTGACAAAGACGATGGAGGATTTCCTCATCTTAAGGAGCTTTATTTGGAAGATTGTCCGAAGCTATGTGGTAGCTTACCTTATTGTCTTCCATCCTTGAAATTGCTGCAGATCTCGGGATGTCAACAAATGGTAACTTTACTTCCAAAGGAGCTGCAGATGGGTACTGTATATCCATCGCTTCAAACAATGGAAATATATTACTGTAGGAAACTGGAGACATTACCAGAAGGGCAATGGCCCTCAAATTTACATTCACTTACAGTTTCCTATTGCAGAAATCTTAGAGCCCCTAATGGAAATGGCTTCCAACATCTCACATCGCTTAAAAATTTGCACATTTCTTGCTGTCATGAGCTCATGTGCTTGCCAGAGAAAAGCTGCTAG